From a single Micromonospora pallida genomic region:
- a CDS encoding M23 family metallopeptidase, protein MRTRLASFLGAVALATAAFLVPASPAAAAPTFKVPFPCGQTWLGETRTNHSPAYAIDFNRANDHGDAVKASAPGTVDIVADLDNASYGRYVRINHGGGYTTYYAHLSGFNVSVGQSVGYNTTIGYVGNSGNSDGSHLHYEQRLNGGDIQVRFNGNLAHYWGTVNYTRTVC, encoded by the coding sequence ATGCGTACCCGTCTGGCGAGTTTCCTCGGCGCTGTCGCTCTGGCGACCGCCGCCTTCCTGGTCCCGGCGTCGCCCGCCGCCGCCGCGCCGACGTTCAAGGTGCCGTTCCCGTGCGGCCAGACGTGGCTCGGCGAGACCCGTACCAACCACAGCCCGGCGTACGCGATCGACTTCAACCGGGCCAACGACCACGGTGACGCGGTCAAGGCCAGCGCCCCGGGCACGGTCGACATCGTCGCCGACCTCGATAACGCCAGCTACGGCCGGTACGTGCGGATCAACCACGGGGGCGGGTACACCACCTATTACGCCCACCTCAGCGGGTTCAACGTCTCGGTCGGCCAGAGCGTCGGTTACAACACCACCATCGGCTACGTGGGTAACAGCGGCAACTCCGACGGCTCGCACCTGCACTACGAGCAGCGGCTGAACGGCGGCGACATCCAGGTGCGGTTCAACGGCAACCTGGCCCACTACTGGGGGACCGTGAACTACACGCGTACCGTCTGCTGA
- a CDS encoding DUF397 domain-containing protein — MTELAGAVWRKSTRSGGSGGDCVEVADNLPGVVAVRDSKDPHGPALAFATGSWSAFVRGLPQRG, encoded by the coding sequence ATGACTGAGCTTGCCGGCGCCGTCTGGCGCAAGAGCACCCGCAGCGGCGGAAGCGGCGGCGACTGCGTCGAGGTCGCCGACAACCTGCCCGGCGTCGTCGCCGTACGGGACAGTAAGGACCCGCACGGCCCCGCGCTCGCCTTCGCCACCGGCTCGTGGTCCGCGTTCGTGCGCGGCCTTCCGCAACGCGGATAG
- a CDS encoding helix-turn-helix domain-containing protein, with product MTDETSGSTVPRRQLGRLLTELREDAGVTLDAVAETLDCSRQKVWRIEKGLVPVRVVDARAMCDRYAVPDEMSAIVVGLAKETRAKGWWHSYGDVVPSWFSLYVSLESSASLLRRYDSELIPGLFQTREYATELFHRKNPALGAEDLEKLVAVRLQRQHILVRRLPSAPVLKVVLSEAVLRRTIPDRSAMAGQLRHLLEVAALPNVSLRVLPFAAGPPLASESGTFVLLDFPRPFGRAATEPTTVYVENITGALYLDKPAEVAAYEHVWSDLETLASDEAESKRLINKIIEEHHD from the coding sequence ATGACGGATGAAACAAGCGGTTCCACCGTCCCCCGACGGCAGCTCGGCCGCCTCCTCACTGAGCTGCGCGAGGATGCCGGCGTGACCCTCGACGCGGTGGCCGAGACGCTGGACTGTTCCCGGCAGAAGGTCTGGCGTATCGAGAAGGGGCTCGTTCCGGTACGGGTCGTGGACGCGCGGGCGATGTGCGACCGGTACGCCGTACCCGACGAGATGAGCGCCATTGTCGTCGGCCTGGCGAAGGAGACCCGCGCGAAGGGCTGGTGGCATTCGTACGGCGACGTGGTGCCGTCGTGGTTCTCGCTCTACGTCAGCCTGGAATCGTCCGCATCCCTGCTACGCCGATACGACTCCGAGTTGATTCCGGGATTGTTCCAGACCCGTGAGTACGCCACCGAACTGTTCCACCGGAAGAATCCGGCCCTGGGAGCGGAGGATCTGGAGAAACTGGTCGCGGTGCGGTTGCAGCGGCAGCACATCCTCGTCCGCCGGCTGCCCAGCGCCCCGGTCCTGAAGGTCGTGCTCAGCGAGGCCGTGCTGCGGCGCACCATCCCCGACCGGTCGGCGATGGCCGGGCAGTTGCGGCACCTGCTCGAAGTGGCCGCGCTGCCGAACGTCTCCCTGCGGGTACTCCCGTTCGCCGCCGGCCCGCCGCTGGCCAGCGAGAGCGGCACCTTCGTCCTGCTCGACTTCCCGCGCCCCTTCGGGCGGGCCGCCACCGAGCCGACCACGGTCTACGTCGAGAACATCACCGGCGCGCTGTACCTGGACAAGCCGGCGGAGGTCGCGGCGTACGAACACGTCTGGTCGGACCTCGAAACGCTCGCCTCGGATGAGGCAGAATCAAAGAGATTGATCAACAAGATCATCGAGGAGCATCATGACTGA
- a CDS encoding nucleoside triphosphate pyrophosphohydrolase, which produces MAQGSRIPYGKLVRDRIPEIIRAGGEIPEIRVLGPDDFVPALIAKLHEEAEELGSAGAAEVLGELADLHEVLAALTAALGFTAAEVEAAAARKRAERGGFTERLWLESTTRPHHG; this is translated from the coding sequence ATGGCTCAGGGCAGCAGGATTCCGTACGGCAAGCTCGTGCGTGACCGCATACCCGAGATCATCCGGGCCGGCGGTGAGATACCGGAGATCCGGGTTCTCGGGCCGGACGACTTCGTCCCGGCGCTCATCGCGAAGCTGCACGAGGAAGCCGAGGAACTCGGGTCTGCCGGAGCGGCCGAGGTGCTCGGAGAACTCGCCGACCTTCACGAGGTTCTGGCTGCGCTGACGGCCGCGCTCGGCTTCACCGCTGCCGAGGTCGAGGCGGCTGCGGCCCGCAAACGAGCCGAACGCGGAGGCTTCACCGAGCGCCTCTGGCTGGAGAGCACGACTCGCCCGCACCACGGTTAG
- a CDS encoding aminoglycoside phosphotransferase family protein, translated as MGAMKMHADEIETDVDLVRRLLAEQFPDWSGLPIRPVESYGTDHDIYRLGERLVARLPRIGWATKQAAREAEWLPKLAPHLPLALPVPVAMGRPAHGYPFDWSVCEWLPGENANGTIHDLAQAAVDLAGFVAALRRIDTSEAFPRPPGNRGGALAEFDEGVRGSIAQLGDRIDRDATLRCWQESLDAPVWDGPEVWVHGDLLPGNLLVVDGRLSAVIDFGGLNVGDPACDLQPAWNVFTGTSRERFRAELGVDDASWLRGRGWALMQAVAALPYYWDTNPGMIRQASHALAQVLDDLR; from the coding sequence ATGGGCGCGATGAAGATGCACGCCGATGAGATCGAGACCGACGTCGACCTGGTGCGTCGCCTGTTGGCAGAGCAGTTCCCGGACTGGTCCGGGCTACCGATTCGTCCGGTGGAGTCGTACGGGACCGATCACGACATCTACCGGCTCGGTGAGCGACTGGTCGCTCGGCTGCCCCGGATCGGCTGGGCCACCAAGCAGGCCGCGCGGGAGGCGGAGTGGCTCCCGAAGCTGGCACCGCACCTACCGCTCGCGCTGCCCGTACCCGTGGCGATGGGACGTCCTGCGCACGGCTACCCCTTCGACTGGTCCGTCTGCGAATGGCTGCCGGGCGAGAACGCGAACGGCACGATCCACGACCTGGCCCAGGCCGCCGTCGACCTCGCCGGGTTCGTGGCCGCGCTCCGTCGTATCGACACCAGCGAGGCATTTCCGCGCCCGCCGGGCAACCGGGGCGGCGCGCTGGCCGAGTTCGACGAAGGCGTACGAGGGTCGATCGCGCAGCTCGGCGACCGGATCGACCGCGACGCCACGCTCCGTTGCTGGCAGGAATCGCTCGACGCGCCCGTGTGGGACGGCCCGGAGGTCTGGGTGCACGGCGACCTGCTGCCGGGCAACCTCCTCGTCGTCGACGGTCGGCTGTCGGCGGTCATCGACTTCGGTGGCCTGAACGTCGGTGATCCCGCCTGCGACCTGCAACCGGCCTGGAACGTGTTCACGGGCACCAGCCGGGAACGGTTCCGTGCCGAACTCGGCGTCGACGACGCGTCCTGGCTTCGGGGCCGGGGCTGGGCTCTGATGCAGGCGGTGGCGGCGCTGCCCTACTACTGGGACACCAACCCGGGCATGATCCGGCAGGCGTCCCACGCGCTCGCGCAGGTTCTCGACGACCTCCGCTGA
- a CDS encoding alpha/beta hydrolase family protein, whose protein sequence is MSTSERWSDSSEPGLFAGDVDVRETMRLFDYDADVPLDVQVGSTTQADDLSAVDISYDDSTGRRAVASLVSRPGVRGPGIVISHGGSADGRHYFVPEAIALAELGFTVLLTASFFPRHGDITASTDATRANIRTQRRGLDVLVEWAGADPARLGFFGHSSGAFQGAWLSAVEPRLTGLVLVSGGAGTLVRVAESDLTESEKTGPYLTYLHRFDPAHFVAVAGRRRLLFQHGSKDPVIPRAEARRLYEAAAPPRRWLEYPCDHGMTAVHPQARRDRAEFFSSL, encoded by the coding sequence ATGAGCACTTCGGAGCGGTGGTCCGACAGTTCTGAACCCGGGTTGTTCGCGGGCGACGTCGACGTCCGCGAAACCATGCGGTTGTTCGACTACGACGCGGACGTCCCCCTCGACGTGCAGGTCGGGTCCACCACCCAGGCCGACGACTTGTCCGCGGTGGACATTTCCTACGACGACTCGACCGGGCGTCGGGCCGTCGCCTCTCTCGTTTCCCGTCCTGGCGTACGTGGCCCGGGGATCGTCATTTCGCACGGGGGTTCGGCAGACGGGCGGCACTACTTCGTCCCGGAAGCGATCGCGCTCGCCGAGTTGGGCTTCACCGTACTGCTCACCGCCTCTTTCTTTCCCCGGCACGGCGACATCACGGCCTCCACCGACGCGACCCGGGCCAACATCCGGACCCAGCGACGCGGACTCGACGTCCTGGTCGAGTGGGCCGGGGCCGACCCCGCTCGCCTCGGTTTCTTCGGGCACAGTTCGGGCGCTTTCCAGGGGGCGTGGCTGTCGGCCGTCGAGCCCCGGTTGACCGGCCTGGTGCTCGTCTCCGGAGGAGCCGGCACCCTCGTCCGCGTGGCCGAATCCGACCTCACCGAGTCGGAGAAGACCGGTCCCTACCTCACCTACCTGCACCGATTCGACCCCGCGCACTTCGTGGCCGTGGCGGGTCGACGGCGACTCCTGTTCCAGCACGGCTCGAAAGATCCGGTCATCCCCCGCGCGGAGGCCCGGCGGCTGTACGAGGCCGCTGCCCCGCCGCGCCGATGGCTGGAGTATCCCTGCGACCACGGGATGACGGCGGTCCATCCGCAGGCGCGACGAGACCGGGCCGAGTTCTTCTCGTCCCTCTGA